One genomic window of Anaerolineae bacterium includes the following:
- a CDS encoding Bipolar DNA helicase HerA: MLTNSEPTEQIGYIVGGGLRENLRARLTVPSDQVQEGSFVTIYSGNWTFYGLVTNVQLGATDPRFADEQTEQRFPPAIAQSLLGQTLYTNIEILPVLMLERGPEPGTEAYRRWRGEIDQGLRPEPGILPVKTVPTHHARVNLASAGDIAEIYGSPEDEMNFIVGYTREAGHPVCINLDRFIQRSAGIFGATGTGKSFLTRLLLAGLIQRNRASVLVFDMHNEYGFDDIASDSGLAVKGLRNGFPARVRVVGLGRGSTIRGQAPDFHLEIAMKDIRPADIELLSGVLNLRETTPTTLEALVSSFGVDRWFTEFRAMRNGAMTEDEEGKRIPAVDSVAAWANRSGVHPMAAESLHSKLSILFHRDYIVEQPAADGIGEIVRLLEQGQHVILSFGKYEQDVDYLFVSNLLTRRIREAWERRTDAYRTTQTNEPRPLLIVLEEAHKLLNRELASQTTFSTIAREMRKYYVTLLIVDQRPSQIYDEVMSQLGTRISGWLGDEDDIRAVLAGLAGRETLRGMLSHLQPKEEVLLLGWGVPLPIPLRSRRYDDRFWQEIGRGKVSPASVKQALQELGFDQ; the protein is encoded by the coding sequence ATGCTGACCAATTCAGAACCAACCGAACAGATAGGATATATTGTTGGAGGTGGGTTGCGAGAAAACCTGCGCGCCCGCCTGACCGTGCCGTCCGACCAGGTGCAGGAAGGCAGTTTTGTGACCATCTATAGCGGAAACTGGACTTTTTATGGCCTGGTAACCAATGTGCAGTTGGGCGCTACCGATCCTCGCTTCGCCGATGAGCAAACCGAGCAGCGTTTTCCACCCGCCATTGCTCAGTCTTTGCTGGGACAGACTTTATATACTAACATTGAAATCCTCCCGGTTTTGATGTTGGAGCGTGGTCCTGAACCAGGCACAGAGGCCTATCGGCGATGGCGAGGAGAGATCGATCAGGGCTTGCGTCCAGAGCCTGGGATCCTGCCGGTTAAAACAGTCCCTACCCACCATGCTCGGGTAAACCTTGCCTCGGCCGGCGACATCGCCGAGATTTATGGAAGCCCAGAAGATGAGATGAATTTTATTGTGGGTTATACCCGTGAAGCCGGTCACCCCGTGTGTATTAACCTGGATCGTTTCATCCAGCGTTCGGCGGGGATTTTTGGAGCTACCGGAACCGGTAAGTCCTTTCTCACCCGCTTGCTTCTGGCTGGCTTGATCCAACGCAATCGCGCCTCCGTGTTGGTCTTCGATATGCACAACGAATACGGTTTTGATGATATTGCCTCGGATAGTGGCTTAGCGGTCAAGGGGCTGAGAAATGGCTTCCCGGCGCGAGTGCGGGTAGTCGGTTTGGGGAGGGGCAGTACGATCCGGGGTCAGGCGCCTGATTTTCATCTGGAAATTGCCATGAAAGACATTCGCCCGGCGGACATAGAACTGTTGAGTGGCGTATTGAATCTGCGCGAGACCACCCCAACCACCTTAGAGGCTCTGGTCAGTTCCTTCGGTGTGGATAGATGGTTCACGGAGTTTCGCGCCATGCGCAACGGCGCGATGACCGAGGACGAAGAGGGTAAACGAATTCCGGCCGTAGATAGTGTGGCTGCCTGGGCAAATCGAAGTGGTGTTCATCCAATGGCAGCGGAGAGCCTGCATTCGAAATTGAGCATTCTTTTCCACCGTGATTATATTGTTGAGCAACCGGCTGCGGATGGGATCGGCGAGATCGTGCGCCTGTTAGAGCAAGGGCAGCATGTTATCCTCTCGTTTGGAAAGTATGAGCAGGATGTCGATTACCTCTTTGTCTCGAATTTGCTCACCCGCCGCATTCGCGAAGCCTGGGAAAGACGAACCGATGCCTATCGCACAACCCAAACAAACGAGCCGCGGCCTCTGTTAATTGTTCTGGAAGAAGCCCATAAGTTGCTCAACCGCGAATTAGCGAGCCAGACCACCTTTAGCACCATCGCCAGAGAAATGCGTAAATACTATGTCACCCTGCTGATTGTCGATCAGCGCCCATCCCAGATTTATGATGAGGTGATGTCCCAATTAGGTACACGCATTTCCGGCTGGCTTGGCGATGAAGATGACATTCGGGCTGTGTTAGCCGGACTGGCTGGGCGGGAAACCTTGCGCGGCATGTTGAGCCACTTACAACCCAAAGAAGAGGTGTTGCTGTTGGGTTGGGGTGTTCCCTTGCCGATCCCCTTGCGCTCTCGCCGCTATGATGACCGCTTTTGGCAGGAAATTGGCAGAGGTAAAGTAAGTCCGGCAAGTGTAAAACAGGCTTTACAGGAATTAGGTTTTGATCAGTAG
- a CDS encoding Transcriptional regulator, GntR family, whose amino-acid sequence MDRILLTEGVPLYVKIREALRADILQGNLHPGQKIPSEDELAQQYRVSRMTVRQGILDLIKEGLLHRKHGVGTFVSYPHFDRDHTRLTNFFESAREQGIEASSTVLKIEILAAPEKIARELLLQPGENVICIRTLRFVNQTPVTVHDSYLPYRLFADIVHETLENVHLWDVMEKYGYRVKRAIQKLEARPAAGEIAKLLDIKPGSPILYKERKILATDGTAVEFTYCYNRGDMYSLTVAMER is encoded by the coding sequence GTGGATAGAATTCTTCTTACCGAAGGTGTTCCCCTTTACGTAAAAATCCGCGAAGCCCTGCGAGCTGATATTCTTCAAGGCAACCTTCATCCTGGACAGAAAATTCCCTCCGAAGACGAATTAGCCCAGCAATATCGGGTCAGCCGCATGACGGTAAGACAGGGAATTTTAGATTTGATCAAAGAGGGGTTATTACATCGCAAACATGGCGTGGGGACGTTTGTCTCCTATCCCCACTTCGATCGCGACCACACTCGCCTGACCAATTTCTTTGAAAGCGCCCGCGAACAAGGGATCGAAGCCTCCTCTACCGTATTGAAAATTGAAATCCTGGCAGCGCCGGAGAAGATAGCCCGTGAGCTCCTTCTTCAGCCAGGGGAAAATGTCATTTGCATTCGGACATTGCGCTTCGTCAACCAGACTCCAGTTACTGTCCACGACTCCTATCTCCCATACCGCTTATTTGCTGATATCGTCCATGAAACGCTGGAGAATGTTCATCTGTGGGATGTGATGGAGAAATACGGTTACAGGGTAAAGCGCGCCATCCAAAAACTCGAGGCGCGCCCGGCTGCGGGTGAAATAGCCAAATTGCTGGATATTAAACCCGGTTCACCGATCCTTTACAAAGAACGCAAAATTCTCGCTACCGATGGCACGGCAGTGGAGTTTACCTATTGCTATAACCGTGGCGATATGTATTCCCTGACGGTTGCCATGGAGCGTTAA
- a CDS encoding Transaldolase — protein sequence MNPSVIERLVATNPEMEIWWDSSPLVFKSWKQKMIDWAPPERKKTMEEELTRFFNVDDPANSVIRGCTTNPPLSLTAVKNDPDFWNEWIDNLISENKDKTQHELFWMTYKEVIRRGAEMLMPIWEASNGRFGYISGQLDPRINFDTEKMIEDAKEIRAIAPNLMIKVPGTTQGVEVVKVLTSMAIPTNVTTCFMLPQIMAVANAAMEGIEIAKKNGVDMSKWRAVITMMIGRLTENPELDVQAARRGITLTWQDKHWFGIHVFRKAYRLLTEGGYASKLLACSMRDGPNVAGRYRFWDIEMIAGGEIVYTMPPYVLEPLWQKCNDLQFSNRIGEEIPAEVMNKLTKIPYAIQAMDPNGLEITEFNDHPATVATAEAFAKASIGLEEYVGERMKLVLGNKVPA from the coding sequence ATGAACCCGAGTGTGATTGAGCGTCTGGTTGCCACCAACCCCGAAATGGAGATCTGGTGGGATTCGTCGCCGTTGGTTTTCAAGTCCTGGAAACAGAAAATGATCGATTGGGCGCCACCCGAGCGCAAGAAAACGATGGAAGAAGAATTAACGCGCTTCTTTAACGTTGACGACCCGGCAAATAGTGTGATTCGAGGATGTACGACCAATCCACCTCTTTCTCTCACCGCGGTAAAGAACGATCCCGACTTCTGGAATGAATGGATTGACAACCTTATTTCTGAAAATAAAGACAAAACGCAGCACGAGTTGTTCTGGATGACCTACAAAGAGGTCATTCGGCGTGGGGCGGAGATGTTAATGCCTATCTGGGAAGCCTCGAATGGCCGCTTTGGCTACATTTCCGGTCAACTTGACCCCCGCATTAACTTCGATACCGAGAAAATGATCGAAGATGCCAAGGAAATCCGCGCCATCGCCCCGAATTTGATGATTAAGGTGCCAGGCACCACGCAGGGCGTTGAAGTCGTTAAAGTGTTAACTTCTATGGCAATCCCAACCAACGTCACAACGTGCTTCATGTTGCCTCAAATCATGGCCGTTGCGAATGCCGCCATGGAAGGGATTGAGATCGCCAAGAAAAATGGCGTGGATATGAGCAAGTGGCGCGCAGTGATCACGATGATGATCGGCCGCCTTACCGAGAATCCTGAGTTGGATGTTCAGGCTGCCCGCCGGGGCATCACCCTCACCTGGCAGGATAAGCACTGGTTTGGCATCCATGTCTTCCGCAAAGCCTATCGGCTGCTGACCGAAGGCGGGTATGCCAGCAAACTGTTGGCTTGCTCGATGCGCGATGGCCCCAACGTGGCCGGCCGCTATCGTTTCTGGGACATCGAGATGATTGCCGGTGGGGAGATCGTCTACACCATGCCGCCGTATGTCCTGGAGCCCTTGTGGCAAAAGTGCAATGATTTGCAATTCTCCAATCGCATTGGAGAGGAGATCCCGGCGGAGGTCATGAATAAACTCACCAAGATCCCTTATGCAATCCAGGCGATGGACCCCAACGGTCTGGAAATCACCGAATTCAACGATCACCCGGCTACCGTTGCGACCGCCGAAGCCTTTGCCAAAGCCTCAATTGGCCTCGAAGAGTATGTTGGCGAACGCATGAAGTTGGTTTTAGGGAACAAAGTGCCAGCCTGA
- a CDS encoding Electron transfer flavoprotein, alpha subunit: MANQVWVYIDQFKGQATPSAWEAISAAKIVASQLGSGVTALAIGSGVEGLAQQAFDYGVDEVVLCDDASLLDFRVEPYAAVFAKVVGEGRPKVVIGTASTRVRDLFAYASIDLESGVIVDATGLDVKDGGVVVTRPVYAGKLLCNEIAKKGQPLLVSVRVRAFPLPQGGAGKSGNVTRVAPVLSEDQLSTKVLDYVVEEGEVSVDGAAIIVSGGRGVNGPEGFEPLRALAKVLGGAVGASRAAVDAGWIPYSHQVGQTGKVVSPDLYIACGISGAVQHQAGMRTSKVIVAINKDKDAPIFNLAKYGVIGDLFEIVPALTEEFKKRLGK; this comes from the coding sequence ATGGCAAATCAAGTTTGGGTTTACATCGATCAATTTAAAGGTCAGGCGACTCCTTCTGCCTGGGAGGCGATCAGCGCAGCAAAGATTGTGGCTTCCCAATTGGGCAGCGGCGTGACCGCGCTGGCAATCGGTAGTGGTGTGGAAGGTCTTGCCCAACAGGCTTTCGATTACGGCGTGGATGAGGTCGTCCTTTGCGATGATGCCAGCCTGTTGGACTTTCGGGTTGAACCGTATGCAGCTGTATTTGCCAAAGTTGTTGGCGAAGGGCGCCCGAAAGTTGTCATCGGTACTGCCAGCACGCGGGTGCGCGATTTGTTTGCTTATGCCTCGATTGACCTCGAGAGCGGCGTGATCGTCGATGCAACCGGGTTGGATGTCAAGGATGGCGGTGTGGTGGTCACTCGCCCGGTTTATGCAGGGAAATTATTGTGCAATGAAATCGCCAAGAAAGGGCAACCTCTCCTGGTCAGTGTGCGGGTGCGTGCATTTCCTCTACCTCAAGGAGGAGCTGGCAAGAGTGGCAATGTGACCAGGGTTGCGCCGGTGTTGAGCGAAGATCAATTGTCTACCAAAGTGCTGGACTATGTCGTCGAAGAAGGAGAGGTTTCGGTTGATGGGGCAGCCATCATCGTCTCAGGCGGGCGCGGCGTGAATGGTCCGGAAGGTTTTGAACCCTTGCGCGCTTTGGCGAAAGTGCTGGGTGGTGCTGTAGGCGCCAGCCGGGCAGCCGTGGATGCGGGTTGGATTCCGTATTCGCATCAGGTTGGTCAGACCGGCAAAGTGGTCTCCCCAGACCTCTACATCGCCTGTGGTATTTCGGGCGCAGTGCAGCACCAGGCTGGCATGCGCACATCGAAGGTCATCGTAGCGATCAACAAGGATAAGGACGCCCCGATCTTTAATCTTGCCAAATATGGGGTGATCGGCGATCTGTTCGAGATTGTCCCGGCTCTGACGGAAGAGTTCAAGAAACGGCTTGGCAAGTAA
- a CDS encoding Electron transfer flavoprotein, beta subunit gives MNIVVCVKQVPDTAAKLQVVDSHVTWGDSPLIVNPWDEYAYEEALLLKEKFGGKATAISMGPESAVEALKTCLAVGCDEAYLISDPALKGSDASATARTLAKAVQKLGDVDLVLLGKQAIDGDTGLTAAMLGRHLGWTVLTQVIKIHEIDPAAKTIKVERFMEEGRQVCSARLPAVVSVIKGINEPRYPSFMGIRKASKATIPTWGIADLGIDAAQVGASGAFVAWPEIYPMPVKETKVEWIEGSSPQEIAARLADKLIAEKVI, from the coding sequence TTGAACATTGTGGTTTGTGTCAAACAAGTGCCGGATACGGCGGCAAAGTTGCAGGTGGTTGACTCCCATGTAACGTGGGGAGATTCGCCACTCATTGTCAACCCCTGGGATGAATATGCTTACGAAGAAGCCCTGTTGCTTAAGGAGAAATTCGGCGGTAAAGCGACTGCCATCAGCATGGGTCCTGAAAGCGCGGTCGAAGCGCTCAAGACCTGTCTGGCGGTTGGCTGTGACGAAGCCTATTTGATCTCCGATCCCGCCCTCAAAGGATCAGATGCTTCGGCGACGGCGCGGACGCTTGCCAAAGCAGTGCAGAAGCTAGGCGATGTTGATCTGGTCTTGTTGGGCAAACAAGCCATCGATGGCGACACCGGTCTGACGGCTGCCATGCTCGGTCGGCATTTGGGTTGGACGGTTTTGACTCAGGTAATCAAAATCCACGAGATTGACCCGGCTGCCAAAACCATCAAAGTCGAGCGCTTTATGGAAGAGGGCCGTCAGGTCTGTTCAGCCAGGCTGCCAGCTGTGGTGAGTGTGATTAAGGGCATTAACGAACCACGCTATCCCTCGTTTATGGGTATCCGCAAAGCCTCGAAAGCCACCATCCCCACCTGGGGTATCGCCGATTTGGGTATTGATGCTGCTCAGGTTGGGGCTAGCGGGGCTTTTGTCGCCTGGCCGGAGATTTACCCGATGCCGGTCAAAGAGACCAAAGTTGAGTGGATCGAAGGCAGCAGCCCACAAGAGATTGCCGCCAGGCTGGCAGATAAACTCATAGCCGAGAAAGTCATCTAG
- a CDS encoding Sarcosine dehydrogenase: MADLPSHAQVVIIGGGVGGCSIAYHLTKMGWKDVVILERHELTAGSTWHSAGLVGQLRSDANLTRMMFYSTDLYRQLKDETGVDPEWHEVGGIRLASSPERMEDLKRLVGMARSFGMQMELISPQEAKRMFPLMNTEGVLGAAYTPTDGIIDPSGLTQALAAGAKMRGAQIFQNTNVEAIKLKNGRVDEVVTDKGSIKTEIVVNAAGQWGGEIGKMVGLFLPVVPMAHLYIVTKPIPGVEQNMPTLRDPDLLVYWRRETGGLVTGGYERDPMPFGLNGIPKDFKYQLLPFDMDRFTPLMENSIKRVPAIETAEIKMYYNGPEGFTPDGEFLLGPTAVKGFWVACAFCAHGLAGAGGIGKVMAEWIIDGQPEYDVWRLDVRRFGSNYASQSYTVTRTLETYTQYYDIHYPGEERMSGRPLRLSPTYYRLRDLGAVFGEKTGWERPNWFKPHEALARHGHEPKGWAHHNWSRAIGYEHLKTREIAGLFDETSFNKFEIRGPGALKFLQYMCANDIDKPVGTVIYTQMLNKRGGIECDFTVTRIAEDRFWIITGTAFGEHDLSWIRMNMPEDGSVIVEDITSAYACIGLWGPKAREILQKVTTDDVSNESFPYMTTKKIAVGDVPCQAMRVTYVGELGWEFYCPMEYGQRLWDVLWEAGRPLGMVPAGYKAIDSLRLEKGYRYWASETTPDYTPYEAGLGFAVKLDKGDFLGREALLKQKAEGLKRKLCCIVLDDDRTIALGKEPIRPEGKEEIIGWVSSGGYGYSVKKSIVYAYLPIEYTKIGTRLEIEFFGESVGAEVVKEPLWDPKGERIRC; this comes from the coding sequence ATGGCAGATTTACCCTCCCATGCTCAAGTTGTGATTATCGGTGGAGGTGTTGGGGGATGTAGCATTGCCTATCATCTAACCAAAATGGGGTGGAAAGATGTGGTGATTTTGGAACGCCACGAATTGACAGCCGGTTCCACCTGGCACTCAGCCGGGTTGGTCGGGCAATTGCGCTCCGATGCCAATCTGACCCGCATGATGTTTTACAGCACCGATTTGTATCGTCAGCTTAAAGATGAGACTGGGGTTGATCCCGAATGGCATGAGGTCGGTGGAATTCGCCTGGCTTCTTCCCCCGAACGGATGGAGGATCTGAAGCGTTTGGTGGGAATGGCGCGCTCTTTTGGGATGCAAATGGAATTGATCAGTCCTCAGGAAGCCAAGCGCATGTTCCCCTTAATGAACACAGAGGGTGTGCTCGGTGCGGCCTATACTCCAACGGATGGCATTATCGATCCTTCTGGCTTAACCCAGGCCCTGGCGGCTGGGGCAAAAATGCGCGGCGCGCAAATTTTCCAAAACACCAACGTTGAAGCCATTAAGCTGAAAAATGGGCGTGTTGACGAAGTGGTGACCGATAAGGGCTCAATTAAAACCGAAATTGTGGTCAATGCCGCCGGCCAGTGGGGTGGTGAGATCGGTAAGATGGTGGGACTCTTCCTACCGGTTGTGCCGATGGCGCACCTTTACATCGTTACCAAACCCATTCCAGGCGTGGAACAGAACATGCCTACCCTGCGCGACCCCGATCTTCTGGTCTACTGGCGCCGGGAGACGGGTGGGTTGGTGACCGGTGGGTATGAACGCGATCCAATGCCCTTTGGACTAAACGGCATTCCGAAAGATTTTAAGTACCAACTGTTGCCTTTTGATATGGATCGCTTCACACCTCTGATGGAAAATTCCATCAAACGTGTGCCGGCAATCGAAACGGCTGAAATCAAAATGTACTACAACGGGCCCGAAGGCTTTACGCCCGATGGCGAATTTCTGCTTGGACCAACGGCAGTGAAGGGCTTTTGGGTGGCTTGTGCTTTTTGCGCTCACGGGCTTGCCGGAGCAGGTGGCATTGGCAAGGTGATGGCGGAGTGGATTATCGACGGGCAACCAGAGTATGATGTCTGGCGGTTGGATGTGCGCCGCTTTGGATCGAATTATGCCAGTCAGAGCTATACCGTCACTCGCACACTGGAAACCTATACTCAATATTATGATATCCATTATCCGGGCGAGGAGCGTATGAGCGGTCGTCCGCTGCGGCTTTCACCGACTTACTACCGCCTGCGCGATTTAGGCGCTGTCTTCGGTGAGAAGACTGGCTGGGAGCGTCCGAACTGGTTCAAACCGCATGAAGCCTTAGCCCGCCATGGCCATGAACCGAAAGGCTGGGCGCATCATAACTGGTCACGGGCTATCGGTTATGAACACCTCAAAACGCGTGAGATCGCTGGCTTGTTCGATGAGACGTCTTTCAATAAATTCGAGATACGCGGCCCTGGGGCTTTGAAGTTCTTACAATACATGTGCGCCAACGATATTGATAAGCCCGTTGGAACAGTAATTTATACTCAAATGCTCAACAAGCGCGGCGGGATCGAGTGCGATTTTACCGTTACCCGCATCGCCGAGGATCGCTTCTGGATCATCACCGGTACTGCTTTTGGGGAGCATGATCTTTCCTGGATCCGCATGAATATGCCAGAAGATGGCTCGGTCATTGTGGAGGACATCACTTCTGCTTATGCCTGCATTGGTTTGTGGGGTCCGAAGGCACGGGAAATCCTCCAAAAGGTGACCACCGATGATGTATCCAACGAAAGCTTCCCCTATATGACTACCAAGAAGATTGCAGTTGGGGATGTACCTTGTCAGGCAATGCGCGTAACCTATGTCGGTGAATTGGGGTGGGAGTTTTATTGCCCAATGGAATATGGTCAGAGATTGTGGGATGTGCTCTGGGAAGCCGGACGTCCGTTGGGTATGGTGCCGGCTGGCTACAAGGCGATCGATTCGTTGCGCCTCGAGAAAGGGTATCGCTATTGGGCAAGTGAGACGACGCCCGATTACACCCCCTATGAGGCTGGCCTTGGTTTTGCCGTCAAGCTGGACAAGGGTGATTTTCTCGGACGGGAAGCGCTGCTGAAACAGAAAGCCGAAGGTCTGAAGCGCAAACTGTGTTGTATCGTTTTGGATGATGATCGCACCATTGCCCTGGGTAAGGAACCCATCCGCCCAGAAGGGAAAGAAGAAATTATTGGTTGGGTCTCCTCAGGTGGCTATGGTTATTCGGTAAAGAAGAGCATCGTTTATGCCTATCTGCCCATCGAATATACCAAGATCGGCACGCGTCTGGAAATTGAATTCTTTGGCGAAAGTGTCGGTGCAGAGGTTGTCAAAGAGCCGCTCTGGGATCCGAAAGGTGAGCGCATTCGGTGCTAA
- a CDS encoding CBS domain protein, translating to METKVRDFMRPGVLTCRKETRIGQVAVMLDQHKVHSLMVTDRDGRIIGVITDFDLLAGEWLSQDPESLNVMKNLTAGDLMSSPVASIEADAPIKEAADRMIKEVIRRLLVTDQGKPVGVISVSDIVAHIAVSAPIGRGQVGDVMSDAYLVCRDKTPIAAAARAMTSTGWRSVLVVDAKGSPLGVVSGLDLLPYCLDDECGTKLVTEVMHPPLTVSIDATLQEAANKMIESHYHRLIVVDPEDPDAMPLGVISSFDIVGLMAHPDSVWQK from the coding sequence ATGGAAACGAAAGTCAGAGATTTCATGCGTCCTGGTGTCTTGACCTGTCGCAAGGAAACCCGCATCGGTCAGGTCGCCGTCATGCTCGATCAACATAAGGTCCACTCTTTGATGGTTACGGATCGGGATGGTCGAATTATTGGTGTCATTACGGATTTTGACCTTTTAGCTGGAGAGTGGCTTTCGCAAGACCCGGAGAGCCTCAATGTCATGAAAAACTTAACCGCCGGAGACTTAATGTCCTCGCCGGTGGCAAGCATCGAAGCAGATGCTCCCATTAAGGAAGCTGCTGATCGAATGATCAAAGAGGTTATTCGCCGTTTGTTGGTTACAGATCAAGGGAAACCGGTGGGAGTAATTTCTGTTTCGGATATCGTTGCTCACATTGCGGTGTCTGCTCCGATCGGGCGTGGGCAGGTTGGCGATGTCATGTCGGATGCTTACCTGGTCTGCCGGGATAAAACGCCGATCGCGGCAGCAGCCCGCGCGATGACCAGTACCGGCTGGCGTTCGGTGCTGGTTGTGGATGCCAAGGGAAGTCCGCTAGGGGTGGTGAGTGGCCTGGATCTATTGCCCTATTGTCTGGATGACGAATGTGGGACGAAGCTGGTGACCGAAGTGATGCATCCTCCCTTAACCGTATCAATCGATGCTACCTTACAGGAAGCCGCAAACAAAATGATCGAGAGCCATTATCATCGCCTGATAGTGGTTGATCCTGAAGACCCCGATGCGATGCCATTGGGGGTTATTTCGTCGTTTGATATTGTCGGTCTGATGGCGCACCCGGATTCGGTGTGGCAAAAATAA
- a CDS encoding Universal stress protein, whose translation MSIEYDFPQPIRRVTLQPYRKYFSILLADDGSPDVLAAIDLLVDLPLYNCTVTVLSVVSQREAQGMILREACLEQTRQRLEQAEICARTILKGGEVAETILQVADELSPHLLILGATGLNHALGIMLGGVAEKVVEQIRRPVLIFRHPYRGLRKIGFFTDGSSQAESAAEYLGTFPLPDEAEIHIVHVIPPLAMQPIDREGLQQPKPNGNGKTKTVMLRDADEILHNATLILQRHELPTRAVLLQGDPCEQIRDYMLREKLDLVVLGAHGLSRGHQWQLGSLPRKLLHYCPCSTLIVKNQLEFAHRN comes from the coding sequence ATGAGCATAGAATACGATTTCCCACAACCGATTCGAAGGGTGACCCTGCAACCCTATCGCAAATACTTCAGCATTTTGCTTGCCGATGATGGATCGCCGGATGTGCTGGCAGCCATTGATCTCCTGGTTGATTTGCCGCTCTACAACTGTACTGTGACGGTTCTTTCGGTAGTCAGTCAACGGGAAGCTCAGGGAATGATCTTGCGCGAAGCCTGTCTGGAACAAACGCGTCAGCGCCTTGAACAGGCTGAAATTTGTGCTCGCACGATTCTTAAGGGAGGCGAAGTAGCGGAAACCATTCTTCAAGTAGCTGATGAGCTGTCACCGCATCTGTTAATCTTGGGCGCGACCGGGTTAAACCATGCACTGGGAATCATGTTGGGAGGGGTGGCAGAAAAAGTAGTCGAACAGATCCGGCGTCCGGTCTTGATTTTCCGCCATCCTTATCGTGGCTTGCGGAAAATCGGCTTTTTCACCGATGGTTCTTCTCAAGCAGAATCCGCCGCAGAGTATCTGGGTACGTTTCCACTGCCCGATGAAGCAGAAATCCACATTGTCCATGTGATTCCACCGCTTGCAATGCAACCAATCGATCGGGAAGGTTTACAGCAACCCAAGCCAAACGGTAATGGTAAAACCAAAACAGTCATGCTCCGGGACGCCGATGAAATTCTACACAATGCAACCTTGATCCTGCAAAGGCATGAATTACCCACTCGAGCAGTGTTATTACAAGGTGATCCGTGCGAGCAAATTCGAGACTACATGTTAAGAGAGAAACTTGACCTTGTGGTATTGGGAGCCCATGGATTAAGCCGAGGGCATCAATGGCAATTGGGTTCTCTGCCTCGCAAATTATTGCATTATTGTCCCTGTTCAACCCTGATCGTCAAAAATCAACTCGAATTTGCCCATCGCAATTAG